The following are encoded together in the Candidatus Cloacimonadota bacterium genome:
- the era gene encoding GTPase Era — protein MASYSADYKCGFAVIIGKPNVGKSTLMNRLVGEKLSIVSPRPQTTRHTVKGIYSNDKAQIVFLDTPGFLEPRYELHQQMINKITTSLNDADVIIYITDNNYPTDYDIKVSSIILKRVKIPKMALINKRDLFTSEDLLQTKEKLKENGFDIVTCISATQDHDFADLIEHIQRYLPYSPPFYDPENLSDLPMRFFAQEIIREQIFLQFKDEIPYSSTVTIESYHELPNKLEIMANVWLERKSQKIIFIGENGSKIKSVRQAAEKEIYKFTGKRVKLELWVKLKANWRKKRNALKEFGYV, from the coding sequence ATGGCATCTTATTCAGCTGATTATAAGTGTGGATTTGCTGTGATTATCGGCAAACCAAATGTAGGAAAATCAACTCTGATGAATCGTCTGGTTGGAGAAAAGCTCTCTATTGTTTCTCCCCGTCCTCAGACTACTCGGCACACTGTAAAGGGGATTTATTCAAACGATAAAGCCCAGATAGTCTTTTTAGATACACCTGGTTTTCTTGAACCACGATATGAATTACATCAACAAATGATTAATAAGATCACTACTTCCCTTAATGATGCTGATGTTATTATCTACATAACTGACAATAATTATCCGACAGATTATGATATCAAGGTATCGTCGATTATCTTGAAGAGAGTAAAAATACCTAAGATGGCCCTGATCAATAAAAGAGATTTGTTCACTTCGGAAGATCTGCTGCAAACTAAAGAGAAGCTAAAAGAAAACGGTTTTGATATAGTAACGTGTATATCAGCGACCCAAGATCACGATTTTGCAGATCTGATAGAACATATTCAACGCTATCTACCCTATTCTCCTCCCTTCTATGATCCTGAAAATCTTTCCGATCTACCAATGAGATTCTTTGCCCAAGAGATTATCAGGGAACAAATATTTCTGCAGTTCAAGGATGAAATACCGTATAGTAGTACTGTAACTATAGAATCTTATCATGAGCTACCTAATAAATTAGAAATTATGGCTAATGTCTGGCTGGAAAGGAAATCACAGAAGATCATCTTTATCGGAGAGAACGGTAGTAAGATCAAGAGTGTCAGGCAAGCAGCTGAAAAAGAGATCTATAAGTTTACCGGTAAAAGAGTTAAATTAGAATTATGGGTCAAACTGAAAGCTAATTGGCGGAAAAAAAGAAATGCCCTGAAAGAGTTCGGGTATGTTTAA
- a CDS encoding PAS domain S-box protein: MNDNTMFRTIVEEQIEGIAIIDKNSTFTFANKAAEELFGVEKEGLIGKSLFNFIDDKSLDSFLTEIMACKEKGSGRFIVNINTLNGRKLILRFSAISHNDEDGNFNSLSIIFNDISDQKRIEDEVRMIATATRNANDCIFITDMEDKIIYANPAFLRTYQYESEQIFGKSAAILRSKNISPELLTEILQQTLEGGWKGEVLNVRKDGSEMLINLSTSLVRDDNGDAIAIIGIARDITHERQLNDELIKVQELEMIGYLARGIAHNFNNILTAIVGYISLAQISKDNEIKLTTNLAEAEKACSRARDLTQQLLGFSKGSGSLKRAASIKELIMDSATFAITGTNMECKFKIDDKLDTVEVDEGQISQVINNIVLNAAEASPKGGKITITAHNCSIKSRDNIALNPGDYITISIKDEGVGISNEHLTKVFNPFFTTKEKHTGLGLTTSFSIIRKHGGHILIESIVDKGSTFSIYLPISTKTVETEKEKELLPKPVGGRKILIMDDERDVRTILGSFLESYGYEVDPAVDGEQALTIFKETFDNHLQNKEIKKHDMAILNLTIPGGKGANEIIQDFKAIDPTVFVVLSTGHAKNDGIVKDYQNYGFQAVLLKPFDSHALNKILYELEQTISR, translated from the coding sequence ATGAATGATAATACGATGTTTAGGACGATTGTTGAAGAACAGATTGAAGGGATAGCGATAATTGATAAAAACTCTACCTTTACTTTTGCTAATAAAGCGGCAGAAGAGCTTTTTGGCGTTGAAAAAGAAGGTTTGATCGGCAAGTCATTGTTCAATTTCATTGATGATAAGAGTTTGGATTCTTTTCTGACTGAGATAATGGCTTGTAAAGAGAAAGGGAGTGGTAGATTTATAGTTAACATAAATACTCTCAATGGTCGAAAATTAATACTCCGTTTTTCAGCGATTTCTCATAATGATGAAGATGGTAATTTTAATTCTCTCTCCATTATTTTCAATGATATCTCCGATCAGAAACGGATAGAGGATGAAGTACGTATGATAGCCACAGCGACGAGAAATGCGAATGATTGTATCTTTATCACAGATATGGAAGATAAGATCATTTATGCTAACCCGGCGTTTTTGAGAACCTATCAGTATGAATCAGAACAGATATTTGGAAAATCTGCGGCAATTCTAAGATCAAAAAACATCTCCCCAGAGTTATTAACTGAGATTTTGCAACAAACTTTAGAAGGTGGCTGGAAAGGAGAAGTATTGAATGTGAGAAAAGACGGTTCAGAGATGTTAATAAATTTATCAACTTCTTTAGTGCGTGATGATAATGGTGACGCAATTGCAATAATCGGAATAGCCCGTGATATAACACATGAAAGACAGCTTAATGATGAACTGATCAAGGTACAGGAATTAGAAATGATCGGTTATCTCGCCAGAGGTATTGCACACAATTTCAATAACATACTAACCGCTATTGTTGGATATATTTCTTTAGCTCAGATATCAAAAGATAATGAAATTAAACTAACTACTAATCTTGCTGAAGCAGAAAAAGCTTGTTCACGTGCGCGTGATCTCACTCAGCAACTACTCGGTTTTTCTAAAGGATCCGGTTCGTTAAAAAGAGCAGCTTCGATCAAGGAATTGATCATGGACTCAGCAACATTTGCTATAACAGGCACCAATATGGAATGTAAGTTCAAAATTGATGACAAATTAGATACCGTAGAGGTTGATGAGGGACAGATAAGCCAAGTGATAAATAACATTGTCTTAAATGCTGCAGAAGCTTCCCCCAAAGGGGGCAAGATAACTATAACGGCTCATAACTGCTCTATAAAGAGTCGAGATAATATCGCTTTGAACCCGGGTGACTATATCACGATATCAATTAAAGATGAAGGTGTTGGTATTTCCAATGAGCATTTAACTAAAGTTTTTAATCCTTTCTTTACTACAAAAGAGAAGCATACTGGTTTGGGTTTGACGACAAGTTTTAGTATTATCAGAAAACATGGTGGGCATATACTTATAGAATCAATTGTCGATAAAGGTTCAACTTTCTCAATCTATTTGCCTATTTCAACTAAAACAGTAGAAACTGAAAAAGAAAAAGAGTTATTACCTAAACCGGTCGGTGGGAGAAAAATATTGATAATGGATGACGAAAGGGATGTTAGGACTATTTTGGGGAGTTTTCTCGAATCTTATGGATATGAAGTTGATCCAGCTGTTGATGGAGAACAAGCACTGACTATATTCAAGGAGACCTTTGATAATCATCTACAAAACAAAGAGATAAAGAAACATGATATGGCAATACTAAATTTAACTATTCCCGGTGGAAAGGGAGCCAATGAGATAATTCAAGATTTCAAAGCGATAGATCCGACAGTTTTTGTTGTTCTTTCTACAGGACATGCAAAAAATGATGGTATTGTCAAAGATTATCAAAATTATGGATTTCAAGCAGTGCTTTTAAAACCTTTTGATAGTCATGCTCTCAATAAGATCCTTTATGAGTTAGAGCAAACAATATCCAGATAA
- the holA gene encoding DNA polymerase III subunit delta, which translates to MPATAKNLTYQAFVSSFNKDKISRFYYIYGTEEYLKRKVYNTIVDEVIPKEQRDFDLVIFYGDDCSIVDFLDAVSTRPFLSEEKVVILRKFDSLKTGNQQKIIDFLTQNEIFSIVILIADSFDNRLKIAKQISQLGPIINCRSPYRPEEMLPWINGEINNQNKTIDKDAALLFVNRVEMDYMTAASELEKLLLFSINTKRITVSDVQISTGYSKTYSVFDLLNAVGERDMRKTFIIVENLMDNKETAVFVISMLLRFFVQLWRINALKAKKISDEEIVAKHLADIYTSYRRNHLQYAKRYPLSIIPSIFSILLETDTELKSINLEEALLVERMLFRIFALR; encoded by the coding sequence ATGCCTGCAACAGCTAAAAATCTGACTTATCAAGCGTTTGTCAGCTCTTTCAATAAGGACAAAATATCGCGTTTTTATTACATTTATGGGACCGAAGAGTATTTAAAACGCAAAGTATATAATACGATAGTCGATGAAGTTATACCAAAAGAACAACGTGATTTTGATTTGGTGATCTTCTATGGGGATGATTGTAGCATTGTAGATTTTCTTGATGCTGTAAGTACTAGACCTTTTTTATCAGAAGAGAAAGTTGTAATTTTGCGGAAATTCGATAGTCTTAAGACAGGGAATCAGCAAAAAATAATCGATTTTTTGACTCAGAACGAGATTTTTAGTATAGTTATACTCATTGCTGACAGCTTTGACAACCGTTTGAAAATAGCCAAACAGATAAGCCAATTAGGACCGATTATAAACTGTAGAAGTCCTTATCGACCTGAAGAGATGTTGCCTTGGATAAATGGAGAGATTAACAATCAGAATAAAACAATTGATAAAGATGCTGCTCTTTTATTTGTTAATCGAGTTGAAATGGATTATATGACAGCTGCGAGTGAGTTGGAGAAATTACTCCTCTTTTCTATCAATACTAAGCGGATAACAGTATCGGATGTACAGATCAGTACAGGATATTCCAAAACTTATTCTGTCTTTGATTTGCTCAATGCAGTAGGGGAGAGGGACATGCGAAAGACTTTTATTATTGTCGAGAACTTAATGGATAATAAGGAAACTGCAGTTTTCGTCATATCTATGCTGCTTCGATTTTTCGTTCAACTCTGGAGAATAAATGCTCTTAAAGCAAAGAAGATTTCAGATGAAGAGATAGTGGCAAAACACTTAGCTGATATCTATACCTCCTATCGAAGAAATCACCTGCAATATGCCAAAAGATATCCATTATCTATTATCCCGTCAATATTCTCAATTCTTTTAGAGACCGATACGGAACTAAAATCAATTAATTTGGAAGAAGCACTCTTGGTAGAAAGAATGCTCTTTCGGATCTTTGCTCTCAGGTAA
- a CDS encoding undecaprenyl-diphosphate phosphatase gives MFFNIKAIILGIIQGLTEFIPVSSSGHLVLAQEFLQLEDLGMTFNIVVHFATLIAVLIYFRQDIWRLLSSLYYFKDNSEGRVRDRKVILYLAIGSVVTGVPSLLFASSIAALFEQAFFVAFMLIVTGAILFISDLIPKRTREMHQTGIWRAMIIGISQFFAVIPGISRSGSTIATSLFVGLKRIEAAKFSFLLAIPAILGATIYDLRSFTEIQSQHLLGYVLGSLAAFITGYLAISILMKLIQTKKLKYFSFYVWALAVVVIIYILKG, from the coding sequence ATGTTTTTTAACATTAAAGCTATAATTTTGGGTATTATACAGGGTTTGACCGAATTCATACCGGTGAGCAGCTCAGGGCATTTAGTACTCGCCCAAGAATTTCTGCAATTAGAAGATCTGGGAATGACCTTTAACATTGTAGTTCATTTCGCTACATTAATTGCAGTACTCATCTATTTTCGTCAAGATATCTGGAGATTATTATCTTCCTTATACTATTTTAAAGATAATTCAGAAGGTAGGGTCAGAGACAGAAAAGTGATACTGTACCTTGCTATTGGAAGTGTTGTTACAGGTGTACCGAGCTTACTATTCGCCTCATCTATAGCCGCTCTATTCGAACAAGCTTTTTTTGTTGCTTTTATGCTAATAGTAACAGGAGCTATATTGTTTATCAGTGATCTGATACCAAAAAGAACGCGAGAGATGCATCAAACAGGTATATGGAGAGCTATGATAATCGGTATTAGTCAGTTTTTTGCAGTTATACCTGGGATATCTCGTTCCGGTTCAACCATCGCTACCAGTCTTTTCGTGGGATTGAAAAGAATTGAAGCTGCTAAGTTCTCTTTTCTGCTGGCAATTCCAGCTATTTTAGGGGCTACTATCTACGATCTAAGATCTTTCACTGAAATACAAAGCCAACATTTATTGGGCTATGTTCTTGGATCTTTAGCCGCCTTTATCACAGGATACCTTGCTATCTCTATTTTGATGAAATTGATCCAAACGAAAAAACTGAAGTACTTTTCATTTTATGTCTGGGCTCTGGCTGTCGTGGTCATTATCTATATACTTAAAGGATAG